The Sulfitobacter sp. SK011 genome has a window encoding:
- a CDS encoding crotonase/enoyl-CoA hydratase family protein: MFDTISLDVDGRGVATLTLNRPEKHNAMSARMLAELTQAATQLGSDAAVRVVVLTGAGTSFCAGGDLGWMRDQADMDAATRSKEAGKLAAMLGALNTLPKPLIGRVQGNAFGGGVGMASVCDVAIGVDTLKMGFTETRLGIIPATIGPYVLARMGEGRARRVFMSARLFGASEAVDLGLLARSVPLADLDTAIEAEVTPYLSCAPGAVAAAKKLARELGPRIDDAVVAHTIAALAARWETDEAAEGIGAFFDKRKAAWVT, translated from the coding sequence ATGTTTGACACAATCAGCTTGGATGTGGATGGACGCGGTGTCGCGACCTTGACGCTGAACCGACCGGAAAAGCACAATGCGATGTCAGCCCGGATGCTGGCAGAACTGACGCAGGCAGCGACACAGCTGGGTTCTGATGCTGCCGTGCGTGTGGTTGTCCTAACCGGGGCGGGCACGTCGTTTTGTGCCGGTGGCGATCTGGGCTGGATGCGCGATCAGGCGGATATGGATGCGGCAACCCGGTCAAAAGAAGCGGGCAAGCTGGCCGCGATGCTGGGCGCGCTCAATACCTTGCCAAAGCCGCTGATTGGCCGGGTGCAGGGCAATGCGTTTGGCGGTGGTGTTGGCATGGCAAGCGTCTGCGACGTGGCAATTGGCGTTGATACCCTGAAGATGGGGTTCACTGAAACCCGGCTGGGGATCATTCCCGCGACCATCGGGCCTTACGTTCTTGCCCGGATGGGCGAAGGACGGGCGCGCCGGGTGTTCATGTCTGCGCGGCTTTTTGGCGCGTCTGAAGCCGTTGATCTGGGATTGCTGGCGCGCAGCGTTCCACTGGCAGATCTGGATACGGCCATCGAGGCAGAGGTCACGCCCTATCTTTCCTGTGCGCCGGGGGCTGTGGCCGCGGCCAAAAAACTGGCCCGGGAATTGGGGCCGCGGATTGACGATGCGGTTGTGGCCCACACCATCGCGGCCCTGGCCGCGCGGTGGGA
- a CDS encoding DUF6653 family protein, whose amino-acid sequence MKLAAWAERLMGMNDVVWARHANPWSGWTRMATGLPLFSLAVWSRVWLGWGAVLAVAVAIAWIWFNPRAFAPPDNIDNWMSKGVYGERIYLEHKAELPAHHQRAALVLGWLTLPGIVIMTWGLWGLWWEGAVFGTALAMLPKIWFVDRMVWIFEDWQRAGRAVPGLPPELTQGADNV is encoded by the coding sequence ATGAAACTGGCGGCCTGGGCCGAGCGGTTGATGGGCATGAACGATGTCGTCTGGGCACGTCATGCGAACCCCTGGTCGGGCTGGACCCGGATGGCCACGGGCCTGCCACTGTTCAGTCTGGCAGTCTGGAGCCGTGTGTGGCTTGGCTGGGGGGCGGTGCTTGCGGTTGCCGTGGCGATTGCGTGGATCTGGTTCAACCCGCGCGCTTTCGCGCCACCCGACAACATTGATAACTGGATGAGCAAGGGCGTTTATGGCGAGCGCATTTACCTTGAGCATAAAGCAGAGCTGCCCGCCCATCATCAGCGCGCAGCCTTGGTGCTGGGGTGGCTGACGTTGCCGGGCATTGTCATCATGACATGGGGCCTTTGGGGTTTGTGGTGGGAAGGGGCGGTGTTTGGCACGGCTTTGGCCATGCTGCCCAAGATCTGGTTCGTAGACCGGATGGTATGGATATTTGAGGATTGGCAAAGAGCCGGGCGCGCGGTGCCGGGGTTACCCCCAGAATTAACGCAAGGAGCGGACAATGTTTGA
- a CDS encoding hydroxymethylglutaryl-CoA lyase has product MSLGPCEIFEVGPRDGLQNEAREISVDKKVALVDRLSQAGFFRIECASFVSPTWVPQMAGSAQVLAKITRADGVRYAALTPNMRGYEDALAAGADEIAVFGSASEGFSQKNINASIAESLERFAPILEEARHVDIPVRGYVSCVVECPYDGPIAPADVAKVADKLFSMGCYEISLGDTIGAGTPDSIARMLLAVRDVVPAGRLAGHYHDTKGRAMANIDASLSMGVRVFDAAVGGLGGCPYAPGSPGNVATEAVNRHLTALGYQTGLDQSVLDDAAAMAQMMRTA; this is encoded by the coding sequence ATGAGTTTGGGACCATGTGAGATTTTTGAGGTCGGTCCAAGGGACGGTCTGCAAAACGAAGCGCGAGAGATCTCTGTAGATAAAAAGGTGGCGCTGGTCGATCGCCTGTCGCAGGCTGGTTTTTTCCGGATCGAATGCGCCAGTTTTGTCAGCCCGACATGGGTGCCACAGATGGCAGGTTCGGCACAGGTTCTGGCCAAGATCACCCGCGCGGATGGCGTGCGCTATGCGGCGCTGACGCCCAACATGCGGGGCTACGAAGACGCGCTGGCCGCCGGTGCTGATGAGATCGCCGTTTTTGGCTCCGCCTCCGAAGGGTTCAGCCAAAAGAACATCAACGCGAGTATCGCGGAATCGCTCGAACGGTTTGCACCCATACTTGAAGAGGCGCGGCATGTTGATATCCCGGTGCGCGGGTATGTGTCGTGTGTGGTGGAATGTCCCTATGATGGCCCGATTGCCCCGGCTGATGTGGCAAAGGTCGCCGACAAACTCTTTTCGATGGGATGTTACGAGATATCGCTGGGCGATACCATTGGCGCAGGCACCCCGGACAGCATTGCACGCATGTTGTTGGCGGTGCGCGACGTGGTGCCGGCGGGCCGGTTGGCCGGGCATTACCATGACACCAAGGGCCGGGCGATGGCCAACATCGATGCGTCGCTGTCGATGGGCGTGCGGGTGTTTGATGCGGCTGTGGGTGGGCTTGGAGGCTGTCCATATGCCCCCGGTTCGCCGGGCAACGTGGCAACAGAGGCGGTGAACCGTCATCTGACGGCACTTGGCTATCAGACGGGCCTTGACCAATCTGTGCTGGATGATGCCGCAGCGATGGCTCAGATGATGCGAACGGCATGA
- a CDS encoding glutathione S-transferase family protein, protein MITLHHSPQTRSMRTLWLLHELDVEFHVKLHAFDKSLREPEYLSLSPAGRVPALEIDGERMFETGAITQYLCERFSPDRLGRPVHAPDRMAWLVWVHFAETISQHTAALTQQHIALREDHMRSPIVMKLEAARVAKCYDALEARLSTPIENRDYMLTSGFSAADISVGQAVYMSRYFVTLDRHPAVSEWYDRITERASFGKSLPQNGGIYEKDFYPPWPIE, encoded by the coding sequence ATGATCACATTGCACCACAGCCCCCAAACCCGCTCGATGCGCACCTTGTGGTTGTTGCACGAGTTGGACGTCGAGTTTCACGTCAAACTGCATGCCTTTGACAAAAGCCTGCGAGAGCCTGAATACCTCAGCCTGTCGCCAGCGGGCCGGGTTCCTGCACTTGAAATCGACGGCGAGCGGATGTTTGAGACAGGGGCAATCACGCAATATCTATGTGAACGGTTCAGCCCGGATCGGCTGGGCAGGCCGGTCCATGCGCCCGACCGGATGGCGTGGCTGGTCTGGGTGCATTTCGCCGAGACCATCAGCCAGCATACGGCCGCCCTGACACAGCAACACATTGCGCTGCGCGAGGATCACATGCGCAGCCCCATCGTGATGAAGCTGGAGGCAGCGCGGGTCGCCAAATGCTATGACGCGCTTGAGGCGCGGCTCAGCACCCCCATTGAAAACCGCGACTACATGCTGACTTCTGGGTTTTCGGCGGCGGATATCTCTGTGGGTCAGGCGGTTTACATGTCGCGCTACTTTGTGACCTTGGACAGGCATCCGGCGGTTTCAGAATGGTATGACCGGATCACTGAGCGTGCGAGTTTTGGCAAATCGCTGCCTCAAAACGGTGGGATATACGAAAAAGACTTTTATCCGCCTTGGCCTATCGAATGA